The proteins below come from a single Leptospiraceae bacterium genomic window:
- a CDS encoding transposase translates to MQYKRKIIQKYLAPEFGVKASCKVIELGLSSYYYSSDFKERKRERDSKIVKKIESIIELLPLSGYRSCASKLKETMQIGRNRVQRLMRENQLNCRAKKAYYSGSTNSKHHLRKYSNLLIEADIQEYPVIVGDVTAFDIKGKNHYCAHLLDLTNREIFRNICF, encoded by the coding sequence ATACAATATAAGCGGAAAATAATTCAGAAATATCTTGCTCCTGAATTTGGGGTTAAGGCTAGTTGCAAAGTTATTGAACTGGGTCTGTCGTCTTATTACTATTCGTCAGACTTTAAAGAAAGGAAACGTGAAAGGGATTCTAAAATTGTCAAAAAAATTGAATCAATCATAGAGCTTCTTCCTCTTTCCGGATACCGAAGTTGCGCTTCCAAATTGAAAGAAACTATGCAGATCGGAAGGAACCGAGTGCAGAGATTAATGCGCGAAAATCAGCTAAATTGCAGGGCGAAAAAGGCATATTACTCTGGAAGCACAAATTCAAAACACCATTTACGAAAATACTCAAACCTACTAATAGAAGCGGATATTCAAGAGTATCCAGTCATAGTTGGTGACGTAACTGCTTTCGATATAAAAGGTAAAAACCATTATTGTGCACATTTATTAGATTTAACAAATAGAGAGATTTTTAGGAATATCTGTTTCTAG
- a CDS encoding transposase: MIKRKNFSNEFKEKIVLEYTSGQSSAAQIAQRESITSQTVRDWGKAFNNKKFQSMNSTEFSLRKRVAELESALAEASLTIHILKKKRK, translated from the coding sequence ATGATAAAACGTAAGAATTTTAGCAATGAGTTTAAAGAGAAAATAGTGCTTGAATATACTTCAGGACAAAGCTCAGCAGCACAAATAGCACAGAGGGAAAGTATAACATCGCAGACTGTTCGTGATTGGGGAAAGGCATTCAATAATAAAAAATTTCAGAGTATGAATTCAACAGAATTTTCACTGAGAAAGCGAGTAGCAGAATTAGAAAGTGCGTTAGCTGAAGCATCTCTGACAATCCACATATTAAAAAAAAAGAGGAAATAG
- a CDS encoding ATP-binding protein has protein sequence MFTELNANFQLQLNEKKLKLIIQCPKDLRLNTNRLRLRRAIENALTNAIKFTPANGEIQINVTTEDFIDITIKDFGIGIPKQLHKYLFQKFTQAKRSGLQNEVSTGLGMYIIYKIMISLGGTVTVDSIENEGTNISLLFPLSKMG, from the coding sequence GTGTTTACTGAATTAAATGCAAACTTTCAATTACAGTTAAATGAAAAAAAGTTAAAATTAATTATCCAATGCCCGAAAGACCTTCGGCTAAATACAAATCGCCTTCGTTTACGGAGAGCCATTGAAAATGCACTTACTAATGCAATTAAATTTACTCCCGCAAACGGAGAAATTCAAATCAATGTAACGACAGAAGACTTTATTGATATAACCATTAAAGATTTTGGAATTGGAATTCCTAAACAATTACATAAGTATTTATTTCAAAAATTTACACAAGCAAAACGTAGCGGCTTACAAAACGAAGTCTCTACTGGACTTGGAATGTATATTATTTATAAAATTATGATTTCTCTAGGCGGTACAGTGACCGTCGACAGTATTGAGAATGAAGGAACAAATATTAGTCTTTTATTTCCTCTGTCAAAAATGGGGTAA
- a CDS encoding DUF2309 domain-containing protein, translating into MKKSNNLTKPTKLTQSQNTEIQEACRRIAPTWPLDQFIAVNPFWEMTNRSIQDVSAWVATASGAQCLMPRKYYLEQIQKGNIQTNHLTQAIKESSLSISEKDILNHLGKNSELTTLPLYCDLLDQKRDLIHQMSWKEEIVHQISQFCAAAFNGDFDPLMPHPPEMLYRNWLDMTIKDKGITLLMDADEVRDFLKILPEDPEPLMGMAISDFELEETQIADWAHTLLLSINGWASWAAYLRWQAKLQNSENHAVNQLLAIRLAWEWVLLKYGNKIVPLSDWKITLNNIQSLKEKNQAEQKLDWICQRAAEISFQSFIEKQLLQSSTKQIEEPILQAAFCIDVRSEVFRRHLEAIDARIQTLGFAGFFGIPMEYQPLGTQLTRPQLPGLLSPQIKITDKTKDGNSERFISARKKILNQQDRWAQFSQSSLSTFTFVEATGLYYGYKLIKNAFFPSKGTHSVNDLYTEKGTRPVINEAETPLTLPEKTEVAKKILTAMSLGNFFAPVVLLVGHGSQTRNNPYASGLDCGACCGQTGEANARVLAGILNDPEVRNGLKNMEIQIPDSTQFVAALHNTTTDEVTMFDLDYCSLTAEQIEQIKNWLNTAKKSTQQERAPRLGLDSSFKNLNRQIMDRTSDWSQVRSEWGLANNASFIVAPRNRIRNTKLHGRSFLHDYQWQKDPDFKVLELIMTAPMIVTHWINMQYNISVTDNERYGTGNKVLHNVVGKRLGVFEGNGGDLRIGLAMQSVHDGKNWIHNPLRLSVYIQAPREEIEKIILRHETVKQLIENEWLYLFQIESENDPIYRYINKGWKKNN; encoded by the coding sequence ATGAAAAAATCAAATAACCTAACAAAACCGACTAAGTTAACTCAAAGTCAAAACACTGAAATACAAGAAGCTTGTCGCCGAATTGCTCCTACCTGGCCACTCGATCAATTTATTGCAGTAAATCCATTTTGGGAAATGACAAATCGTTCTATTCAAGATGTTTCTGCTTGGGTAGCAACTGCTTCTGGAGCACAATGTTTAATGCCTCGAAAATATTATCTAGAACAAATTCAGAAAGGAAATATTCAAACAAATCATCTTACACAGGCGATTAAAGAATCTTCCCTTTCCATTTCAGAAAAAGATATTTTAAATCATTTAGGAAAGAATTCTGAATTAACCACACTTCCACTCTATTGTGATTTGTTAGATCAAAAAAGAGACCTCATTCATCAAATGTCTTGGAAAGAGGAAATTGTTCATCAGATTAGTCAATTTTGTGCGGCCGCATTTAATGGAGACTTCGATCCATTAATGCCTCATCCTCCCGAAATGTTATACAGAAATTGGTTGGATATGACTATTAAAGATAAGGGAATTACGCTATTAATGGATGCAGATGAAGTGAGAGATTTCCTAAAAATACTTCCAGAAGATCCAGAACCACTTATGGGTATGGCAATAAGTGATTTCGAATTAGAGGAAACACAAATTGCAGATTGGGCACATACCTTATTATTGAGCATAAATGGTTGGGCATCTTGGGCGGCCTATCTTCGTTGGCAGGCTAAATTGCAAAATTCGGAAAATCATGCAGTCAATCAATTGTTGGCAATTCGTCTAGCATGGGAGTGGGTTCTGCTCAAGTATGGAAACAAGATTGTTCCTCTTTCTGATTGGAAAATAACTTTAAATAATATTCAATCTTTAAAAGAAAAGAATCAAGCAGAACAAAAGTTGGACTGGATTTGCCAAAGAGCGGCAGAAATTTCTTTTCAAAGTTTTATTGAAAAACAATTATTACAAAGTTCCACTAAACAAATCGAAGAACCGATTTTGCAAGCCGCCTTCTGTATAGATGTTCGTTCGGAAGTATTTCGACGCCACTTAGAAGCAATTGATGCAAGAATTCAAACTTTAGGGTTTGCTGGTTTTTTCGGAATACCAATGGAATACCAACCGTTAGGAACACAGTTAACGCGTCCTCAACTTCCGGGATTACTTTCTCCACAAATAAAAATTACAGACAAAACGAAAGACGGTAATTCAGAAAGATTTATATCTGCACGAAAAAAAATTCTAAATCAACAAGATCGTTGGGCGCAATTTAGCCAAAGTTCCCTGTCTACTTTTACATTCGTAGAGGCAACGGGACTCTATTATGGTTACAAACTTATAAAAAATGCTTTTTTCCCAAGTAAAGGAACCCATTCTGTAAACGATCTTTACACGGAAAAAGGTACTCGTCCTGTCATAAATGAAGCAGAAACTCCTTTGACTCTTCCAGAAAAAACGGAAGTGGCAAAGAAGATATTAACCGCTATGTCTTTGGGAAATTTTTTTGCTCCCGTTGTGTTACTTGTAGGACATGGAAGCCAAACTCGAAACAATCCCTATGCCTCTGGATTAGATTGTGGAGCCTGCTGTGGCCAAACTGGTGAGGCTAATGCCAGAGTTCTCGCTGGAATCTTGAATGATCCTGAAGTAAGAAATGGATTGAAAAATATGGAAATACAAATTCCTGATTCTACTCAATTCGTTGCAGCCTTGCACAATACTACAACGGATGAAGTCACAATGTTTGATTTGGATTACTGCTCATTAACCGCAGAGCAAATTGAACAAATTAAGAATTGGTTAAACACTGCAAAAAAATCTACGCAACAAGAACGTGCACCTCGACTAGGATTAGATTCATCATTCAAAAATCTTAACCGACAAATTATGGATAGAACTAGTGATTGGTCTCAAGTTCGCTCAGAGTGGGGTCTTGCGAATAACGCTAGTTTCATCGTTGCGCCCAGAAATCGTATTCGAAATACAAAACTCCATGGAAGAAGTTTCCTACATGATTATCAATGGCAAAAAGATCCTGATTTCAAGGTTCTTGAATTGATCATGACTGCTCCAATGATTGTGACTCATTGGATTAATATGCAATACAACATCTCTGTTACGGATAACGAACGTTATGGTACAGGGAACAAAGTATTGCATAATGTGGTAGGGAAACGATTGGGAGTTTTTGAAGGCAACGGAGGAGATTTACGAATAGGATTAGCAATGCAATCCGTTCATGATGGAAAAAACTGGATTCACAATCCCCTAAGACTGAGTGTGTATATACAGGCTCCACGAGAAGAAATTGAAAAAATTATTCTTCGCCATGAAACCGTAAAACAGCTTATCGAAAATGAATGGTTGTATCTGTTCCAAATCGAATCAGAAAATGATCCTATCTATCGATACATAAATAAGGGTTGGAAGAAAAATAATTAA
- a CDS encoding NADH-quinone oxidoreductase subunit L, translating into MQNLLIWISQTILLMIPITYLLGALGQKILSRKNTNNYAWNITLTTGLIAFTFALGNGILFLSESFSLNINQKQTEPFESLGLVRIDMLSMLMAILISLIGWVILKYSRNYIDGDAREESYRFWFLLTLASVSLLVISGHLVLTMLAWTSTSLAFHNLLIYYPERPKAQLAAHKKFLISRLADTFVFIGGVLLYNSHQTFKISEILAHYQTQTVVISPDIEIAGVLFSFAAILKCAQLPLHGWLMQVMEAPTPVSALLHAGIVNMGGFFIILLAPIIYHVSLAHWILVFVGSITAVLASLIMMTRVSIKVRLAWSTCAQMGFMLMQCGLGLFELALLHLLAHSFYKAYAFLTSGEEVNHHLSAAMNGKAQPISLTQWSLGFFLAFVSVVGSAWFLNPMLFTQIDALIVSVIITFAIATFYGEGFRRGGWSQGFTLLITGFIVNLIYLGLHSGFKIISKDWLRTSTVSEISLGWVLFAFSSLFILHIILRNFPESPIARAIYPRLYGGFYMDDFVTRITLKLWPAKLQTKESKKISI; encoded by the coding sequence ATGCAAAATTTACTGATTTGGATCAGTCAAACCATTCTATTAATGATCCCAATTACCTATCTATTAGGAGCACTTGGTCAAAAGATTTTGAGCCGCAAAAACACTAATAATTATGCTTGGAATATCACTTTAACGACTGGTCTCATTGCATTTACTTTCGCTCTAGGAAATGGGATTTTGTTTTTATCCGAATCCTTTTCTCTAAATATTAATCAAAAACAAACTGAACCATTTGAATCTTTAGGTTTAGTGCGCATCGATATGCTCAGTATGCTGATGGCAATTTTGATTTCCCTCATTGGATGGGTGATTTTAAAATATTCACGAAACTATATAGACGGCGATGCAAGAGAGGAATCGTATCGATTCTGGTTTTTACTTACCTTAGCTTCTGTATCTCTATTGGTCATTAGTGGTCATTTGGTTTTAACAATGTTGGCTTGGACTTCTACAAGTTTAGCTTTTCATAATCTATTGATTTATTATCCCGAAAGACCTAAAGCCCAATTAGCCGCTCATAAGAAATTTCTGATCAGTCGATTGGCTGACACATTTGTATTTATTGGAGGAGTTCTTTTATATAACTCTCATCAAACCTTTAAAATCAGTGAGATTCTCGCACACTATCAAACACAAACAGTCGTAATTAGTCCAGATATCGAAATTGCGGGAGTTCTATTTTCCTTTGCGGCTATTTTGAAGTGTGCTCAACTACCGCTTCATGGATGGTTGATGCAAGTTATGGAAGCGCCAACTCCTGTGTCTGCTTTATTGCATGCAGGCATTGTGAATATGGGAGGATTTTTCATTATTCTTTTGGCTCCAATTATTTACCATGTTTCTTTGGCACATTGGATATTGGTTTTTGTAGGAAGTATTACAGCCGTGTTAGCTAGTTTAATAATGATGACCCGCGTTAGTATCAAGGTTCGTCTTGCATGGTCAACATGTGCACAAATGGGATTTATGTTGATGCAATGTGGACTAGGACTTTTCGAATTAGCATTGTTACATTTACTCGCACACTCATTCTACAAAGCATATGCTTTTCTCACATCGGGAGAAGAAGTAAACCATCATCTTTCAGCGGCTATGAACGGTAAAGCTCAACCTATTTCGCTCACTCAATGGAGTTTAGGATTCTTTCTGGCTTTTGTTTCAGTCGTTGGTTCTGCTTGGTTTCTAAATCCTATGTTATTTACTCAAATTGATGCACTTATAGTAAGCGTCATTATTACATTCGCGATAGCAACTTTTTACGGAGAAGGTTTTCGAAGAGGTGGATGGAGCCAAGGATTTACTTTACTCATCACCGGATTCATCGTAAATTTAATTTATTTAGGTTTACATTCTGGATTTAAAATTATTAGCAAAGATTGGCTTAGAACGAGTACAGTTTCCGAAATTTCATTAGGTTGGGTGTTATTCGCATTTTCCAGTTTGTTCATCTTACATATCATCTTACGAAATTTCCCAGAATCTCCAATCGCAAGAGCAATTTATCCAAGGCTCTACGGAGGATTCTATATGGATGATTTCGTAACTCGAATAACTCTGAAACTCTGGCCAGCAAAATTACAAACCAAAGAATCAAAGAAGATTTCTATCTAA
- a CDS encoding transposase — MERFLGISVSRINNTDLVYRTLEQAISKRDDLSKYIHHTDSDVRYCSSKYIKLVEKSQMKISMCRGNAYENAHSESFNKTLKRQEINIHQYNSIEEAEKSILEFAVKYNTIRPHSSLGWISPLKFSKNKLNLIKK, encoded by the coding sequence ATAGAGAGATTTTTAGGAATATCTGTTTCTAGAATAAATAATACAGATCTTGTTTATCGAACTTTGGAACAAGCTATCAGTAAAAGAGATGACCTCTCTAAGTATATACATCACACTGATAGTGATGTTAGATATTGTTCCAGTAAATATATAAAACTTGTAGAGAAGTCCCAAATGAAAATCTCTATGTGTAGAGGCAATGCATATGAAAACGCACATTCAGAATCATTTAATAAAACTTTGAAGAGACAGGAAATTAATATTCATCAGTACAACTCCATAGAAGAAGCAGAAAAAAGTATTCTTGAATTTGCTGTAAAATATAATACTATTAGGCCACACTCTTCTTTAGGCTGGATATCTCCTCTTAAGTTTTCTAAAAATAAATTAAATTTAATAAAAAAATGA
- a CDS encoding PAS domain S-box protein, which translates to MDIKLIQELLKKAGAEAEVSTSLTQSRFMIVFEMFAGFLLYLIAKENPDSFLHLIKLPFFDSRLGSNNAELVFHWGVLNGFLLSFRFIVFYLLPRELKWVQKLQSVTTFIAGIFCGLSFLVASSELDEKFLVLFSLIILVIIASWCVTTVNFLSTLYFIGPAFLLVEIGLILNLWTLQKYFYPEVYAVFFFFILYTSFRIGKNYDLLYRLAIAVTKEKQETELAQKALSESESEYRHLVQNSNGIILRFDRQGKIRFMNDYGLSFFGYKNEEVIGKSILETILLENDTYSKDLKSMMNQLFQNPSSFLDNENENILRDGRRVYIRWRNSLLNEFGDNTEILSVGIDITETIIARNELKQKENYLRSILEKIPIPIAITKVSDGTYAYVNEKSLQTFKVPKEKVKDVNVSMFVVNTDVRKKYLDRLFNNPDTVVSGEILLKDFENKEFWVIISYALIEINGEKAILAGIQDISEQKRVEEVLASARKQAEESNRLKDRFMSLISHDLSGPIGGIKSMANMLISPDFAPNFTEENKIHYIELIGKTSSNLLEMLGQLLNVTRLKTGKIVPFKKIVKLRRLVENMTAPFSSKLKELSIEFENQIKQDDFLFADSHLIGEVISNLFTNAMKFTPAGGKIIIQIKNDSNDFSILTVTDTGNGIPDSILLNLFRHEVKTSMPGLHGEKGTGLGLPYSKDIIEAHGGKILVRTEKDKGSSFDLYIPTMRPIFLIVDDLDVHRIIVRDAIQSGGFDVDILEANNGLEALEILEHVVPDLIVTDIFMPEMDGWKLIEEIQKKEGFAKIPIIIMTSKLTIDSSPEFENKSKMVQEIISKPLDPNNFITLLSKYGRAKGIRK; encoded by the coding sequence ATGGACATTAAATTAATTCAAGAATTATTAAAAAAAGCTGGTGCGGAAGCGGAAGTTTCGACTAGCCTAACGCAGTCCCGATTCATGATTGTATTTGAAATGTTTGCAGGATTCTTGCTTTACTTAATAGCAAAAGAAAATCCAGACTCTTTTTTGCATCTCATTAAACTTCCTTTTTTTGACTCTAGACTGGGATCGAACAATGCTGAATTAGTATTTCATTGGGGAGTCCTAAATGGTTTTTTACTCTCCTTTCGATTTATTGTTTTTTATTTACTACCACGAGAACTCAAATGGGTTCAGAAATTGCAAAGTGTTACTACGTTTATTGCTGGAATATTTTGCGGATTATCCTTCTTAGTTGCTTCCAGTGAACTAGATGAAAAATTTTTAGTTTTATTTTCGCTGATTATTCTAGTCATTATAGCAAGTTGGTGTGTAACAACCGTTAACTTCTTATCGACTTTATACTTTATAGGCCCCGCCTTTTTATTGGTGGAGATTGGTTTAATTCTCAATCTTTGGACTCTTCAAAAATATTTTTATCCAGAAGTATATGCTGTTTTTTTCTTTTTTATTTTATATACATCCTTTCGCATTGGTAAAAATTATGATCTGCTCTATAGGCTTGCAATCGCCGTAACTAAAGAAAAACAAGAAACAGAATTAGCGCAGAAAGCACTTTCTGAATCAGAAAGTGAATATAGACACCTCGTACAAAATTCCAATGGAATTATTTTGAGATTTGATCGACAAGGGAAGATTCGATTTATGAACGATTACGGACTTTCCTTCTTCGGATATAAAAATGAAGAGGTTATTGGTAAATCTATTCTAGAAACCATTCTGTTAGAAAATGATACTTATAGTAAAGACCTGAAAAGTATGATGAATCAATTATTTCAAAACCCATCAAGTTTTTTGGATAATGAAAACGAAAATATTCTAAGAGATGGAAGGCGGGTATATATTCGTTGGCGAAATAGTTTACTAAATGAATTCGGGGATAATACAGAAATTCTTTCTGTTGGAATTGATATTACAGAAACAATCATTGCAAGGAATGAACTCAAACAAAAAGAAAATTACCTCCGTTCAATATTAGAAAAAATTCCCATCCCGATTGCGATTACCAAGGTTAGTGACGGGACGTACGCTTATGTAAATGAAAAATCGTTACAAACATTTAAGGTTCCCAAAGAAAAAGTCAAGGATGTAAACGTATCTATGTTTGTTGTGAATACAGATGTTCGAAAAAAATATTTAGATAGATTATTTAATAATCCAGACACGGTTGTAAGTGGAGAAATTTTGTTAAAGGATTTTGAAAATAAAGAGTTCTGGGTAATTATATCTTATGCGCTAATCGAAATAAACGGAGAAAAAGCAATATTAGCCGGTATTCAGGACATCTCAGAACAAAAGAGAGTAGAAGAAGTATTAGCCTCAGCTAGAAAACAAGCAGAGGAGTCCAATCGTTTAAAGGATAGGTTCATGTCTCTTATTTCTCACGATCTTAGTGGGCCTATCGGTGGTATTAAATCAATGGCGAATATGTTAATTTCTCCGGATTTTGCTCCAAATTTTACGGAAGAAAATAAAATTCACTATATTGAATTGATTGGAAAAACTTCCTCCAATTTGCTTGAAATGCTCGGACAGTTACTTAATGTTACCCGCTTAAAAACAGGAAAAATAGTTCCTTTCAAAAAAATCGTAAAACTACGTCGTTTAGTAGAGAATATGACCGCGCCATTTTCTTCTAAATTGAAAGAGCTTTCTATAGAATTTGAAAATCAAATTAAACAAGATGATTTTCTTTTTGCAGACTCTCATCTTATCGGAGAAGTTATAAGCAATTTATTTACGAATGCAATGAAGTTTACACCTGCAGGCGGAAAAATCATTATTCAAATAAAAAATGATTCTAATGATTTCTCTATTCTTACCGTCACGGATACAGGCAACGGAATACCGGATTCGATTTTGCTAAATTTATTTCGTCATGAGGTAAAGACGAGTATGCCGGGACTCCACGGAGAAAAAGGTACAGGACTTGGTTTGCCATATTCCAAAGATATTATCGAAGCCCACGGTGGAAAAATTTTAGTCCGTACTGAGAAGGATAAGGGTAGCAGTTTTGATTTGTATATCCCAACTATGCGACCTATTTTTTTAATTGTAGATGATCTGGATGTTCACAGGATTATTGTGCGTGATGCAATTCAAAGTGGTGGGTTTGATGTTGATATTCTCGAAGCGAATAATGGACTTGAGGCACTCGAGATTTTGGAACATGTTGTGCCTGATTTAATTGTCACGGATATTTTTATGCCAGAAATGGATGGTTGGAAATTGATTGAAGAAATCCAAAAAAAAGAAGGATTTGCTAAAATTCCCATAATCATAATGACTTCCAAATTGACGATAGATAGTTCTCCTGAATTTGAAAACAAAAGTAAAATGGTACAAGAAATTATTTCTAAACCTCTTGATCCAAATAATTTTATAACTCTACTGAGTAAATACGGTCGTGCGAAAGGTATTCGAAAATAA